TTCATCCAGCGGTGGCGGCTTAGGGTTCCAGTTGCGGTCATATTCTGTGCCCCAGGCCATGTTGTCCAGCGTATCACCGGCTTGCGAAATGTTCTTGATGCGATACCCATGGTGCCATTTCAGGTAATCGATGATATCGAAACCGCCGATGCTGTAGTCGAACCAAGAGTCACCCTCAGCCACCAGCCACGTGCCGCGATGTGCCTCGTCCAGGGAGAGATCAAAGGCCGGGTCCTCGAGTTGCGCCAAGATGGCGGCGGTTGCCTCAGGGCTCAGGCTATCCAGGGTCGCATCATCCAGGGCCATGGCCTGCTCAAAAGTCTCAATCCGGGTAGCCGCCGAGGGCGCTACGTAAACGGGTGCCGGTGGTGTCCGCTCGCTGGGGGCCGGGCCGAGGGCCTCCTCAAACAGCCCCAGATCTCGGGCCGGCCGGTCGACCAGGGCTGCCTGCACGGCGCGTACGATACTGCTGATCCGCACACCTTCGTTGGCCTTCCATGCGATGCGATCCTGTGAGTCGCGGCTGCCATCCCAAACCGATTGGTCGCGCAACAGTATCCTGCCCCGATCATCGCGCTCAGGTACGCCCGAGTGGTGTAGCGCGGCCAGCTCCCATTGCATGCTGAATACGGGCGATCCCGAGGAGCCCGGCTCCGTATCGGCCACATAGTGCAGATAGTCCTCCACCCGGTCGACGATTTGATTGTTTCTGAGCGCAATTTGTTGGGGCGCGCCGCCGGGATGCTGAATAATGTTCACCGGCTCGCCCACCAGGGCTTTACCCGATTCGGCGATGAGTGGAATCCATCCCCGTGCAGCTCGCTGCTGACCACCCTCGGCCCGGGCGGCCACGGCAATCAGGGTGAAATCCAGGGGCTTGCTGGTCAGGAAAAAATTTTCCGGTTCCAGATCGAACAATACGGTGGGGCCTGTCTGGCCGCCACGGCGCTCGTAGAAATCAAATTCGATGCGGCTCTCCGCCGCGCTGCCGGCCGTATCCAGAACGTGATGGTTGGTCATCATCAGCTGCGGTGAGACCAGGAAACCGGTGCCGAACCCAATGGTGCGCCCCCGGCGGCGGATCAGCACGCGTCCCACCGACCGGGCTAAGCTGCTGCCTCGGTGCAGGAACCGAACCGAGAGCAGGTCGTTCTCCTCCATGATGCGCTCCAGGAGGCTCACCTTCGCTCCCACGCGAACCGCAGAGTCCACACCCTGGGTCACCGACTCCGCGCCCATCACGGAGCCCGCCAATTGGTTGAGTCCCAAGGCTGCCATGCGGTGCAAAACGCGCTGGGGAGTTTCCACCTTGCGCCAGTCCCCGCCCAGCTTCATGTCGGCCTGGCGTTGATTCTGCCCGGCACTGCGACCCTCGTAGCGCGCTTCGGTGCCTTCAATTTGGGCGCCGAACAGCGGATCGATTCTGCTCATATCGCTACCCCCTGGTTGAGGAGTTTGGCCCCCCTGCGGCGCAGGCGGCCGAGCGGTTCCCGGCGGCGAAACCACCACCTGAATACAGCACGCCTGGTGCCCTGCGCCCGACCGGCGCGTCTATCGTCATATGCGGAAACCTTTGTATAAATGTACACCCGCGACATGTCATTGTAAAGAAGAATCGTTTAGTGAGCTCGTCACGCCGGGGCTTGAAGGGGCCGGTGGGGTTGGCGGAGATGTGGTCTCTGAAGGCAGTGCTATTCATCCCGGCCTGACCGCGTCCTTGGGGCGCTTGAGGGGTTCGCAGATGGGTCGTCTTTGGGCCATGTTTGGGTCACCTCTTCTGACGGGGAGGGTGACCCTGGACCGGGGGGGAGGGGGTCACCCTCTGGGGCGCCCTGGCGGGAGAAAACGGGGCCGTAGGGGCCGGCGAGGCCCAGGGCGAAATGGAAGCGGTCGCGGTAGTGCTGCTCCACCAGACGGACTTCGTGGCGGTCGATGATGCGCTCCAAAGCAGCCAGAGCGAAGAGTGCTCCCTCGGCGGAGCTGAAAGGCAGGTCCTGAGCCGCCTCCACCGCCAGCCGACGGATGTTGAGGAGCTCGCCGGTCATGCGGGTGCCGACCAGGGCGCGCTGGTCGTCATCGTGACTGCGGGAAAGGGAGCGGATGCGAGCGCGGCGGGCGGTCCAATGATCCTGCAGAGCCCAGCGCTTGAGGGTGGACTCGGACGGGGCGGCAGCGCCGTGGCGGTCACGGAGCCGGGCGAGAATCTGGCGGCGGTTAAAGCCGGAGACGTGGAGATCGAAAGCCTCTTCGCGGACGTCGGGGGGGTAAGGCTGGCGCTGCTCGAGCATGGCGGGGAAGGTAGGGGGCGCCGGTAGCGGGCGGCAAGGCTGGGGAGCGACGCGGGGAGGGGGTGGCGCTAGAGGGGCGAAGGGCGAGAGGCGAGGAGGCGGCCGCCGCAGCTGGGGCACGCGCACGACAAATCATGCTCTCCATCCAGCTCTAACATCTGGGATTATCCAGCGTTCGTAATCTGTTGGTTGCCACATCTAGCGCGCCTTATATTGGATTGAACGCACATTCATGTTTATGTACAGAAGTAGTCTGGCAATGCGAGGATCACGGGGAGCAGGAGTTGACTTACCGCGATCATGCCGTCCAAAACTTGGGGGCTGGGCTCATCAAGAATTGGGAGGAGAAACATGAGTAGAAAGCCGACAAAACTTATTGGACTCTCACTTTCAGCACTTGACTCACTTCTGCTTGCCGGTCAAGAACTCAACCTCCAACCAGCTCGTTTGATACCCTTCCATAAGCCTGGTGATGAACTGGCGCTTGCGTCGATTTTCCTCTCTGCTCTTCGTCTAGTCAAAGAATTTCGAAATCACATTTTCCAGACAATTGGCCTGAGCCGCAGCAACCGAATTCTGATCTATACTGAGGCAGAATTTTTACTTTTCGATAAGAAACGTATTGATGGCCTTATCCTCGTGATCAGGGCAAATACGATCATCGATGCAGTCCTAATTGAGGTAAAGAACAAGCATGTTGAATTAGATAGCGAACAAATTCAGCACTACGTGAATATTGCAAAGGAATATGGCATTCCTAAACTACTAACCATCTCCAATCAGTTCGTTTCATTTCCAACACAATCTCCCATTAATATCAAGACTCCGAAATATGTGTCAACCTACCACATTTCGTGGTCCTATCTGCTGACTATTGCACACATCCTGCTTACCGAAAATGAAAATAATATAGCCAGTGCCGACCAGGTAGAGATCATGCGAGAAGTAGTTGAGTACTTTGAATCAGGCAATTCAGGCATACTTGGATTTACTCAGATGAAACCTGGCTGGGTAGAATTAACTCAAAAGGCTAACGCCGGCACCGCTCTTAAATTGACGGATTCATTTGTCGAAGAAACAGTATCTAGCTGGTTGCAAGAAGAACGAGATATCGCCCTGATCCTAAGTAGAGAACTGGGTTTACTTGTTCGTTCTGGCCAGCGCAAGTTCAAGAGCGACTTATCTGACCGTATTAATTATGAAAAAAAGAAACTAGTTTCGAAAAAGCTTCTGGAATCCAGTCTCCATATCGAAGGCACAGCATCACCCCTGCAAATTCGCGCATACTTCGATAGAAAAAATATAGAAATGTCTTCTACACTTAGTGCTCCGCAAGACAAGAAAACACGAGGACAGATATCCTGGATTAGAAATCAACTACGTCAAGCAGAAAAGAAAAACCCCCAGCTTTTCGCTCATCTGGCTCCCGATCTACTTATTGAAATCC
This genomic stretch from Candidatus Neomarinimicrobiota bacterium harbors:
- a CDS encoding trypsin-like peptidase domain-containing protein, with the protein product MSRIDPLFGAQIEGTEARYEGRSAGQNQRQADMKLGGDWRKVETPQRVLHRMAALGLNQLAGSVMGAESVTQGVDSAVRVGAKVSLLERIMEENDLLSVRFLHRGSSLARSVGRVLIRRRGRTIGFGTGFLVSPQLMMTNHHVLDTAGSAAESRIEFDFYERRGGQTGPTVLFDLEPENFFLTSKPLDFTLIAVAARAEGGQQRAARGWIPLIAESGKALVGEPVNIIQHPGGAPQQIALRNNQIVDRVEDYLHYVADTEPGSSGSPVFSMQWELAALHHSGVPERDDRGRILLRDQSVWDGSRDSQDRIAWKANEGVRISSIVRAVQAALVDRPARDLGLFEEALGPAPSERTPPAPVYVAPSAATRIETFEQAMALDDATLDSLSPEATAAILAQLEDPAFDLSLDEAHRGTWLVAEGDSWFDYSIGGFDIIDYLKWHHGYRIKNISQAGDTLDNMAWGTEYDRNWNPKPPPLDETLEAVRKYRPSIVLLSGGGNDIAGPEFLSLLNHKQSGQQQPLRQPFTDFVLKTYFLKAYEKIIDSIWKIDRKIEIITHGYGYGLPNGLGAIRILGHAFVGPWLRPALSAKGYFLKQERRAIVREVMDGFNEMLAALAAGDNRIHYIDLRGEIKESEWENELHLSNSGYRRMARKFDAKIRSILA